CCAACTATTACAAGTTTACAGTCCAGACCATTCTTCTTACAGATTTCAAAAGCTTCAAGCAGATAAGAAAGCCCTTTATGTTTTTTGATGTTTCCTACGTAAATGATTGAGTTGTCTTTTGTAATTTTACCTGTAGAAGGTTTGTCGTTATTAGCTGTAAAATGCTCAGGAACAGAATTATATGTGACAATCAAAGGCTTTTTTCTCAAACGGAGTTTTTCTTTGATCCGGTCTGCAGAAAACTGAGATACAGTAAATATCGATTTAGATTTATTGATAGCCCTCTGATAAAAAAACTTACGAACAATTGTACCTAAAGATGATGAAAGTCCCGGAACATCAAGAAAAACTATATCATGAATAGTTGAAAAAACAGGTATTTTGATGCCGTTAGGAATATTGCAGTAAGGACTGTAAAAAAAATCACACAGGTTAATAATATTTCGCAAACTTTTAGGAAAAAAGAACATTTCTTTTAAGGAAAAAGTCTGAATTTCAGTTTCTATAATATGTGTATTAGCCGGTAATTTAGGAAGACTGTTTTTCTGATTGTTATAAATCAAAAGGGTACAATCGTAGGCTTCCGTAAAATAGGGAAGCAGAGATTCAAGATAAGTACCAATTCCTCCGCTGTTAAGCATGCGGCAGTCAATAAAAAGTTTCATTGATTAAAGTATAATTGTTTATCTGGTTCTTAACAATAGATTGCTTTAAGAAGAAAAAAGTGTTATTTTTCTATATATATGAAGAAAATAGTTTTTATATTTTTAGTTTCATTGCTAACTTTTTCGTTATTTGCAAAATCAGGTAATTCAACTCAAATAATAAAATCTGGTCACTGGGTATATGATGATCTTGAAGCTCTGTGCATGGAATCTAAAACAGAGTTATTCTTTGAAACACAGCCAATGTCTATTGGTGAAATGAAATTTTATTTCAAAAGAATCCCATATGAAAAGCTTTCAGACAGCGGAAAAGTTTTGTATGAAAAGGTAAAAGCTTTTCTTAATAAGAATGATGATTTTTTTCCAGAACTTGAATTAAGACTTTTTGGAAATATAAAAGTTAATCCAGAGTTTTATTATAAATCTAATAAAGATGTAAACTGGAGTTTTAATTATTATTTTCGAGACTTTTTCATAACAATCCCGCTTATAATTGGCTTTTCAGATTATGTAACGATTGAACCGGATTTTATGATTGGTAAAAATCAACCCTCAATTGCTAAATCAGATAATTTTACAAATATCGTATATGCAGGGGATCAGTTTGAATTTACATTCCCACGTTTTGCTTATGGTTCTGCTGGTCATGCCTTTGATAAATGGGGTATAGATTTTTCAATTGCAAAAGAAGGACTTCAGATTTATAACACACAGCTAGGAAGTATTCTTTATAACAGAACTTTTGAAACAGATATGTATTGTTCTCTCAGACTGTATACAGAATACTTAAAATATACGCTTCATGTAGCAGAAGTTGATAACACAAAATTTTTATATCTTCATCAGGTTGATTTAAGGCCATTTAAATGGCTAAAGGTTAATGTTCTTGAAGGTTCTCTATTAAATGCTCCGTTTGAACTTCGTTATTTGAATCCTTTTATTTTGATGCACCAGTTTGGTTCTTGGGAACAGTATGGACATTTACTTACAGAAAACGAACATAAATATTATGGTGAAGGACATTTTTGTGCATATTTTGGTTTAATGTTTGAAATTATTCCATTCAAAAACTTTAAGATATATGGTATGTATGCACAGAATGAGATTCTGGATATGGGAGGCTCAAGATCTGATAGATCTTTGTCTGTTCCAGACAGCATTGGTGGTCAACTTGGTTTTCAGTATGATATAAATCTTCCTGAAAAAGGTATAATAAAAACACATCTCGAAGGTGTTTATACATCTCCATATCTTTATATTAAACAGAGTCCTGACTGGTCCCTTTATAGATTGCGGGATAATATGCAGACATCTGGAGATACCAGTTCATGGATAGGCTCTCCATTTGGACCAGATTGTTTTGCTGTAACATTAAATGCTGAATATGACAGTCAGGAAAAATGGAAAGCAGGAATTGGATATATCTTCTCAATTCATGGTGAGAATACGGCTGAATCTTTATTTAGTCAAAAAACAAATGTTGGAACTGTAGAAGAGCCAGAGGAAATTTATTCCTATTACCCATACGTTCAATATAAGCTTGCTGATGATGATGAAAACCGTATTAAAGCCCGTGACAAAGGCCGCTATATGTGGATGACTGGTGAAAAGACTTACAAGCATCAGATTAAGTTAAGTGGTTCTTATTCTTTCTTGGATAATCTGAGTGTATACGGACAAACTGTTTATACAATTCAGATTTTTAATAATGAAATTAATCATGCAATAGAAATTGCATGTGGATTAGAATATCAATTATTCAAATAAAGAGGCATAAAATGAAAAAGATTATTGTATTATTTGCAGGTATTGTTCTTTTCGGTTTCAACGCTTTTGCTCAGACAAATGCAACAGTTTCTGTAACAGATGAGATTTATGAATTACTCGATGTTGCACAGAAAAAAGGTTTATGCTCTCCGCTGAACAGTTATAAGCCATATACAAAGTCTCAGATTTTGGATACCCTTCGTCAGATTTATGATAATTCAGATAAAATGTCTGAACAGGAAACTAAAATTATTGAGCATTATTTGGCACTTTATGAACCATCAGAAAAAGAAGGTAAGAATAATTTCTTCAATGCAAGCATAAGAAATTCAAGTGAAACATTTCCGCTTTCATTTAATTATAAAAGCGAGTTTGAATTAGTATATTCAGGCGGTCTATATACAGACTCCGACTATAATAGCTGGGGTATGGATAATATGTACAAAATCAATTTTGACGGAGATATAGGTAAGGGCCTTTCTTATAGATTAAAGGGTGTACTCGATTTTTCTAAAATGCCGTTAATGGAGATTGGTAGTTATTTTATTGGTTATCCATGGTATGAAGATGATATTGAAGAATTTTTTGACGGAGACTTAAAGGATAATGGTGATCAATATGATGTATCTGATAAAGCACGCTATATTCGACGTTACTTAAATAATGCATATCTGCCATATACATATAAAAAGCCATGGAGTGGTCAGTTCTATTTTGCTAAGAATATGAGTGCTTCTGGACTTGAAGGTTGGGCAACAAGTTTTGGTATGGGCTTTTCAATTGATGGAGAAATCCGTGGCTCATTACTGAATAATCATATAATTCTTGGAGCAGGACGTTTCGACAGAGAAATTGCAGCAATGGATGAAGGCAGTTCTCTTGTATTAAATAAGCAGGCATATCCATTTATGGCTGTAGATGCACAGTTTAAACTTTTCGAGTTCCTTAAGTTCTATTCATTAACAGGTGTCCTTGAGTATCCTAATCAGGATTATATAAACGAATCAGCAATGCGAAAATTTGAAACTAAATCAGTCAGCCTTGATGATTCTTACTATTTCCAGAATGCATTCTCTCTTAATATGATCGAACTTGATCTTAAAAGGTTACATATGGATTTTGGTAGTTCAGTCGTATGGCCAAAACGCTTTGAACTTGGCTACATGTTCCCTCTTGCAAATTATGTAGAGTATCAGAACCATATTGGAGACTGTGATAATCTTGCTTTATTTGGTGATATAAAATATACAGTTGCAGGTCTTGGTTCTGTATGGGCATCATTCTATCTTGATGAAATAAACGGTTTAAATAATAATCCATTTATATTTACAAGAGCAATGTTTGCTTACCAGGGAGGTATAAAATATATCCTTCCAAAATTACCATTTGCTTCTTTAAGCTT
The Treponema bryantii DNA segment above includes these coding regions:
- a CDS encoding glycosyltransferase family 1 protein, which encodes MKLFIDCRMLNSGGIGTYLESLLPYFTEAYDCTLLIYNNQKNSLPKLPANTHIIETEIQTFSLKEMFFFPKSLRNIINLCDFFYSPYCNIPNGIKIPVFSTIHDIVFLDVPGLSSSLGTIVRKFFYQRAINKSKSIFTVSQFSADRIKEKLRLRKKPLIVTYNSVPEHFTANNDKPSTGKITKDNSIIYVGNIKKHKGLSYLLEAFEICKKNGLDCKLVIVGNADNFRSGDSEIAQRLSNSSEKDINFTGRISDSELQTYYQKAKLLVQPSLYEGFGMPPMEALYLGTNVVMSDIPVFKEIYEGFPVTFFMTADSKDLAEKIQEAFNKPAPVASAIPQKYSFKNTANIIINTFRSIK